CACTTGGTCGAGGCCGGTGAGCGCGCCAATGTTCCTCCCGAGATTCTGGGCCGCTTCGTTGACGCTATTCAGGAAACGCTCGATTTCCCCGAGAGCGGGTGCAGCCGCCGCCACGTCGTCGCCGAACTGACGGATTGCAACCCCAAGCTCATCAAGGAACTTGCCGAACATCTCGGTAGCATGAGCATTCGTATCGAACTTGCCGGCTACATCGACCAGCACGTTTTGCAGCCGCACGAAACGGCCCGAGATAGTCGTTTCCGCACCAGCAACCTTTTGCTGAAGTGTGGCGGCACCAGCGGCGAAGCCGTCGAAGAACGCCTTGCTGGAGAGCTTTCCGTCGACGACAAGCTGTTTCAGGGCAGCAACGGAACCGCCGGCCTCTTTGATGCCCGCCGCTGCCGCTTGGGCGATCGTCGGCGCACCTTCAAGCACGGAGTTGAATTCCTCCGCGTGAACCGTGCCGCTGCCAAGCGCTTGACCTAGCTGAAGCAGCGCGCCGGATGCCTGGCCGGCATCTGTGCCGGCGACGCGGAGGGCGAGCGCCACGTTGTCGGTGAACTGGAGCAGTTGGCCGGATGAAACTCCAAGCTCACGCTGTTGCTGGGCGGCCCTGCCATAGAGCTGCACCAGCGCCTCAAGCGGCACGGCGTTCTTCTGGGCGGACGCGAACAGCGCATCGTAGACCTTGGTCAGGTCTTCGCCGGACAGCCCGGCGACCTTCAGCGCGTTCTGAATCTTCGTGGCGGTGTCGATGAGCCTTTGCGCGCCCTGAAGGCTGACGCCCGCCAGGAAACCCGTGCCGATACCCTTCAGGCCGGCATTGATCCGGGTCGATACGGCAGCGAATGACGTTTCCATGCGTTCGCCGGCCTTCTTGGCGCGCTGTTCCATCGACCGAAATCGCTGGTCGGTCTGCTGCTGCGCACGTTCGAAGTTGCGCATGTAGCGCTCGAACTTCGCCTCGAACGTGATTAAAAGCTGCTGGCCGTCATCCATCTGAAAATTCCTATGCTGCCTCGGCCATGAGCTGGTCTAGTTCGTCGGGGTCCATGTCGAGGAAGGACTTGCGGTTGTTGTTCGCGACGGCACGCGCCACGGCCATGACGGCAGCAACAGCGCCGTCAATGCGATCGGTCTTCTTGCCCTTGTGCATACGGACAAGGCCGGTGTCGTTGCGGGAAGCGACGACGCTATCAAAGTGATGGCGAAGAACCGGGTGCCCGTTGTGGCGAAGCGCCCGGCCATTCACCACGCGCTCGAGCACGCCAATAGCCGGTCCCATGGTCAGCGGCCCCTGGCGCATTTCGACGGCCGGCAAGCCGTCATCGTAAAGCCGCTGCATGGTCATGCGCGCCAGGTGCGGGTCGAATGCGATTTCCTGCACGTTGTCATTGGCGGCACAAATCTCGCGAATGTGCTTCTCGACTTCCTCCGGTTCGATCACCGGACCATCGATCACGGTAATCAGGCCGTCGTCGCGCCATTGCTCATAGGGCACGCCGTCACGTTCGGCCCTGCCTTTCAGGTCATCCCCAGGCACGAAGAACCACGGGTGGACATAGATCGCGCCATCATCGCCACGCCACGCCGCTACAACGGCGGTGAGGTCGCCGTTGACGGACATGTCCACGCCGATGAAGCACGGCAGCGCCGCGAGGTCGGCGAGGTCGAGCGGGATCTTGCCGGCGTCGTAGGTTGCCATGTCGAAAAGGGGGTCGCGCGAATGCGCCTGCCAGATATTGAGATTGAACTGCTTGAACGCGTAGCGGTCTGCGGGCCGGTGCTCCGCTTCCCTCGCCGCCGTGCGCAGCGCGTCGAGGTTCGGAAAGCTATACTTCAGGCCAGGGTTGACGCGGTGCCATAGGTCTTCGTCCTGCCACTCATTGTCGTTGGCCGCTTCGAAGATGATCGGCAGATATGCGGGGTTCACGATCTCGCCACGCGCCACGCGCCGGGCATAGTCATACTGCTCGAAACCGATGTTCTCGGAACCCCGCCCGGCCGTGGTGGCGATCACCATGAGGGTGCCGCTGGTCTTCACCATGCCCGATTTGAGCGCTTCCCAAAGGTCGCGGCCCTTCCACACATGGATTTCGTCCACCAGCACAAAGGCCGGCGTCTTGCCGTGCTGCGCAGCGCCGTCGCTGGAAATGGCCTGAAGCTCAACGCCGAACTTCGGATAGACGATTTTCTTTGCGCTGTTGTGCGCGTCATAGATGCGGGTCGCGGCGACCAGGCGCTTGTCCATCCGCACAATGTTCGCGGCTTCCTTGAACCCAAGGCCGGCCTGCTCACGGTCGGACGCTGCAAAGATCACCTGGCCGGCCGGAACCTTCTCTGGGCCAATGGTGTGCAAGAGGGCGAGCGCAGCAGCGAGGGAGGTCTTCCTCCCGCCTCTCGGAATCATCCAGAAGACGGTTTCGACCACGCGCCGGCCGTTCGCGTGGCGCGGGCCGTAAATGCGACGGATGATACGTTCCTGCCAGTCATAAAGCTGGAAACCAGAGTTCGCCGCGGTGCTATTTGGATGCTTCAAGCGGCGAATGAATTCAACCGCACGCTCGCCATAGCCGAACGGGTCTTCAATCGTGGAACCGTCGAAAATCCATGCGGGATAGGTGCTCGCCATCACGTCACCGCGAGCGGGTTGTCGTCGTCATCGTCGTCGGCGCCAGCCGCGCCGACGCGAGAGCGCGAGACGGGCGACAGGCCATATTCGGCGGCAAGCTGCCGGGCCGTCTGCATGGCGCGGTTCTGCATTCCGAAAAGGGTCTTGTCCAAGCCGCCAGCGGCAAACAGTCGCTCGATCTCGCGAACCCGCCCGGTCGCCACGCAATAGTTCTCGACGCCGGTCAGGTCGGCCTTGGTGATGATCCGATCCGCGATCAAGCGCGGCATGATACGCTTCCATTCCGCGCGAGCGTCGGCCGTCATCCACTTCGGCGCGGTCGGTGCCTTGGTGAGCGGTTCACGATCAGGGGAAAGGACAGGCTTCACGCCGCGAAGATGCGTCATGCCGTATCCACCGCCCGGAGCTCAAGGCCGCGACGGCGGCCGATTTCGGTGACTTCCTTCAGGTCATAGACCTGCCCGGCGTAGCTCACGCGGTCGGCCGTGGTGATGCCGGCGAGGTAGCGGACGCGGAAGACGATGGTGCCGCTTTCGGCCTCGCCGAAGCCGGTGAGGAATTCGGAAGCGGATTGCGTCACGATCTCCGCGCGCACCGTGGCAACGTTCAGCCAGGCGGCGACAACCGCGCCAGTCGGCGACACGGTTTCGGTCTTCCGCTCAATGGAAACG
This region of Mesorhizobium sp. M2A.F.Ca.ET.046.03.2.1 genomic DNA includes:
- a CDS encoding phage head closure protein; its protein translation is MRAGKLDRTVSIERKTETVSPTGAVVAAWLNVATVRAEIVTQSASEFLTGFGEAESGTIVFRVRYLAGITTADRVSYAGQVYDLKEVTEIGRRRGLELRAVDTA
- a CDS encoding phage terminase small subunit P27 family yields the protein MTHLRGVKPVLSPDREPLTKAPTAPKWMTADARAEWKRIMPRLIADRIITKADLTGVENYCVATGRVREIERLFAAGGLDKTLFGMQNRAMQTARQLAAEYGLSPVSRSRVGAAGADDDDDDNPLAVT
- a CDS encoding terminase TerL endonuclease subunit, producing the protein MASTYPAWIFDGSTIEDPFGYGERAVEFIRRLKHPNSTAANSGFQLYDWQERIIRRIYGPRHANGRRVVETVFWMIPRGGRKTSLAAALALLHTIGPEKVPAGQVIFAASDREQAGLGFKEAANIVRMDKRLVAATRIYDAHNSAKKIVYPKFGVELQAISSDGAAQHGKTPAFVLVDEIHVWKGRDLWEALKSGMVKTSGTLMVIATTAGRGSENIGFEQYDYARRVARGEIVNPAYLPIIFEAANDNEWQDEDLWHRVNPGLKYSFPNLDALRTAAREAEHRPADRYAFKQFNLNIWQAHSRDPLFDMATYDAGKIPLDLADLAALPCFIGVDMSVNGDLTAVVAAWRGDDGAIYVHPWFFVPGDDLKGRAERDGVPYEQWRDDGLITVIDGPVIEPEEVEKHIREICAANDNVQEIAFDPHLARMTMQRLYDDGLPAVEMRQGPLTMGPAIGVLERVVNGRALRHNGHPVLRHHFDSVVASRNDTGLVRMHKGKKTDRIDGAVAAVMAVARAVANNNRKSFLDMDPDELDQLMAEAA